The following proteins are encoded in a genomic region of Synechococcus sp. CBW1002:
- a CDS encoding TIGR03960 family B12-binding radical SAM protein codes for MPARAVSVDPGSAPIDFDALVDLGISKPARYLGNELGVMPRDWERDWRAAGVRWALTYPEVYEVGASNTGHIILYSILNSLPAQLCDRAYLPAPDLADRLRQRRQPLFAVESRRPLAAFDILGFSLSYELGGTNILTMLELAGIPIRAVDRGDLPLDDPAAPPLIFAGGPTATSNPEPYAAFFDFVALGDGEELLPEIGLVVAEARAAGLSRRALLRDLAQVPGVYVPALYGQAADGVSLQPLEPGLPPRIQRRTATPMPHYAMGLVPHIETVHDRLTVEIRRGCTRGCRFCQPGMLTRPARDVEPEAVIEAVEEGMRRTGYSDFSLLSLSCSDYLALPAVGVELRNRLAERNVSLTLPSQRVDRFDENIAHILGGTRKGGLTFAPEAGTQRLRDIVNKGLTDAELLRGIRTAMQSGYRKVKLYFMIGLPGETDADVLGIADTCRALQRDCADLGRLELNLTISNFTPKPHTPFQWHSVSTAEFVRRQQLLRSALRQLRGIKTNFTDVRLSAIEDFVGRGDRRLAPVLEAAWRAGAGLDAWFESADRTHAAWTAAIEAAGLEGRYRALEMGAWSSAEALSVEDLEAFCAQPLPWDHIDAGLEKRWLAEDLQRALAALVVPDCSFAGCSSCGVCGPELGHNVVIAPPPIPSLEAQRAPASERVFRLRFGFAKTGSLALISHLDTVRLLERALRRSGLPVSFTGGFHPLPRLQFALSLPLGVEGLGEWMDLEFTEACDPAAVRQALQVELPAEFRLLSVGEVAVFGPSLSQEVEAALWRFTASPVEPVPWQRWQEAVAALLEADALLWEDTDKKGRPRQRDCRPYLFDLAVDTSADAGLNAAEAVVTVRAWVDSQGRSLRPEQVIHWLGEALGCRLRASRTQRQGLILRAC; via the coding sequence GTGCCTGCCCGAGCTGTCTCTGTCGACCCTGGCTCTGCCCCGATCGATTTCGATGCCCTGGTCGATCTGGGTATCAGCAAGCCTGCCCGTTACCTGGGCAACGAGCTGGGGGTGATGCCGCGCGACTGGGAGCGCGACTGGCGAGCGGCTGGGGTGCGCTGGGCCCTCACCTATCCCGAGGTCTACGAGGTGGGGGCGAGCAACACCGGCCACATCATTCTCTATTCGATTCTCAATTCCCTTCCCGCTCAGCTCTGTGACCGGGCCTACCTGCCTGCCCCCGATCTGGCCGACCGGCTGCGGCAGCGGCGGCAGCCCCTGTTCGCGGTGGAGAGCCGCCGCCCCCTGGCGGCCTTTGACATCCTTGGCTTCAGCCTCAGCTACGAACTGGGCGGCACCAACATCCTCACGATGCTGGAGCTGGCCGGCATCCCGATCCGCGCTGTCGATCGGGGAGATCTGCCTCTGGATGATCCCGCTGCGCCGCCCCTGATCTTCGCCGGTGGTCCCACGGCCACCAGCAACCCCGAGCCCTATGCCGCCTTCTTCGATTTCGTCGCCCTCGGCGATGGCGAGGAGCTGCTGCCGGAGATCGGCCTGGTGGTGGCGGAGGCCCGTGCCGCCGGCCTCAGCCGCCGCGCCCTGCTGCGCGATCTGGCCCAGGTGCCGGGTGTCTACGTGCCGGCTCTCTACGGCCAAGCTGCCGATGGGGTGAGCCTGCAGCCCCTGGAGCCAGGGCTGCCGCCACGGATCCAGCGCCGCACCGCCACGCCGATGCCCCACTACGCCATGGGGCTGGTGCCCCACATCGAAACGGTGCACGACCGCCTCACGGTGGAGATCCGGCGCGGCTGTACCCGTGGTTGCCGCTTCTGCCAGCCGGGCATGCTGACCCGTCCGGCCCGCGATGTCGAACCCGAGGCGGTGATCGAGGCGGTGGAGGAGGGGATGCGCCGCACCGGCTACAGCGATTTCTCGTTGCTCTCGCTCAGTTGCAGCGATTACCTGGCCCTGCCCGCGGTGGGTGTGGAACTGCGCAACCGGCTGGCCGAGCGCAATGTGAGCCTCACCCTGCCCAGCCAGCGGGTGGATCGCTTTGACGAGAACATCGCCCATATCCTCGGCGGCACCCGCAAGGGGGGGCTCACCTTTGCGCCGGAGGCCGGTACCCAGCGCCTGCGCGACATCGTCAACAAGGGCCTCACCGACGCGGAGCTGCTGCGGGGCATTCGCACGGCGATGCAGAGCGGTTACCGCAAGGTGAAGCTCTATTTCATGATCGGTCTGCCGGGTGAAACCGATGCCGATGTGCTCGGCATCGCCGATACCTGCCGCGCCCTGCAACGCGACTGCGCCGATCTGGGCCGGCTGGAGCTGAACCTCACGATCAGCAACTTCACGCCCAAGCCCCATACGCCCTTCCAGTGGCACAGCGTCTCCACCGCGGAGTTCGTGCGGCGTCAGCAGCTGTTGCGCTCCGCCCTGCGCCAGCTGCGCGGCATCAAGACCAATTTCACCGATGTGCGCCTCTCGGCGATCGAGGATTTCGTCGGCCGCGGCGATCGACGCCTGGCGCCTGTGCTCGAGGCGGCCTGGCGGGCCGGCGCCGGCCTCGATGCCTGGTTCGAGTCGGCCGATCGCACCCATGCCGCCTGGACCGCCGCCATCGAGGCGGCCGGCCTGGAGGGCCGCTACAGGGCCCTGGAGATGGGGGCCTGGAGCAGCGCCGAGGCCCTCTCGGTCGAGGACCTGGAGGCGTTCTGCGCCCAGCCCCTGCCCTGGGATCACATCGATGCGGGGCTGGAGAAGCGCTGGCTGGCCGAGGATCTGCAACGGGCCCTGGCGGCCCTGGTGGTGCCGGATTGTTCCTTCGCCGGTTGCAGCAGCTGCGGTGTCTGCGGGCCGGAACTGGGTCATAACGTGGTGATCGCGCCGCCGCCGATTCCCTCCCTGGAGGCACAGCGCGCCCCGGCCAGCGAGCGGGTGTTCCGGCTGCGCTTCGGGTTCGCCAAGACAGGCTCCCTGGCCCTGATCAGCCATCTCGACACGGTGCGGCTGCTGGAGAGGGCCCTGCGGCGCAGCGGTCTGCCGGTGAGCTTCACCGGTGGGTTTCACCCCCTGCCCCGGCTGCAGTTCGCGCTCTCGTTGCCGCTGGGGGTGGAGGGCCTCGGTGAATGGATGGATCTGGAGTTCACCGAGGCCTGCGATCCGGCGGCGGTGCGCCAGGCGCTGCAGGTTGAGCTGCCCGCGGAGTTCCGCCTGCTCTCGGTCGGGGAGGTGGCGGTGTTCGGCCCCAGCCTGTCCCAGGAGGTCGAAGCGGCCCTGTGGCGGTTCACGGCCAGCCCCGTGGAGCCGGTGCCATGGCAGCGCTGGCAGGAGGCTGTGGCGGCGCTGCTGGAGGCCGATGCGCTCCTCTGGGAGGACACCGATAAAAAAGGCCGACCACGGCAGCGGGACTGCCGGCCCTATCTGTTCGACCTCGCCGTGGACACCAGCGCTGACGCCGGCCTGAATGCCGCTGAAGCGGTCGTGACTGTCCGGGCCTGGGTGGATTCCCAGGGGCGCAGTCTGCGGCCGGAGCAGGTGATCCACTGGCTTGGCGAGGCTTTGGGCTGTCGACTGCGGGCCTCCAGAACCCAGCGGCAGGGGCTGATCTTGCGAGCGTGCTAA
- a CDS encoding Rne/Rng family ribonuclease → MPQQIVIAEHLRIAAVLNDERVDELVVAQGRYQIGDVYLGTVENVLPGIDAAFVNIGESEKNGFIHVTDLGPLRLRKGAAGITELLAPRQTVLVQVMKEPTGTKGPRLTGNLTLPGRFLVLQPHGQGVNISRRINGENERNRLRALGVLIKPPGAGLLIRTEAEGVSEDLLIDDLESLLRQWEGIQQAAETASPPTLLNRDEDFVHRVLRDLYTPEVVRVVVDTHEAVERVNAFLGADQANLLVEFHQEPGEILEHFRVNAAIRDALKPRVDLPSGGYVIIEPTEALTVIDVNSGSFTRSANARETVLWTNCEAAVEIARQLKLRNIGGVVIIDFIDMDSRRDQLQLLEYFTDAVRHDAARPQIAQLTELGLVELTRKRQGQNLYELFGRACPSCGGLGHVAVLPGQDTLQPLATMTGLVRSAASARAEVASPGAAEAGGSGRRRRGGRGGRAASGSELPELTTFPSAIEDSSEGAVPVEVPAAIPSSATESGPRRQEPQVVVVPMEPDQELVYGWMGLNPSLLLDSPPASDNVVVRIARPGVDPELVLEEARQQMAASGPRRRRRGRGGDASGNGRSHGDAAPLATQVGAGSIVSESSPIGPASVAITPLPVDQGPEDVVTVTVPSHSVSSHPAPRRSRSRSSAAVAEPVAVAIPVAVAAEAAAEPEDNGEPRRRRRRSSASG, encoded by the coding sequence ATGCCCCAGCAGATCGTCATTGCCGAGCACCTGCGGATCGCCGCGGTTCTCAACGACGAGCGTGTTGATGAACTGGTCGTGGCCCAGGGCCGCTACCAGATTGGTGACGTCTATCTCGGCACCGTCGAAAACGTGTTGCCCGGGATCGACGCTGCTTTCGTCAACATCGGCGAGAGCGAAAAGAACGGTTTCATTCACGTCACCGATCTCGGTCCACTCCGGCTCCGCAAGGGGGCTGCCGGCATCACCGAGCTGCTGGCGCCGCGCCAGACCGTGCTGGTGCAGGTGATGAAGGAACCCACCGGCACCAAGGGCCCACGCCTGACCGGCAACCTCACGCTGCCGGGGCGTTTTCTGGTGCTCCAGCCCCACGGCCAGGGGGTGAACATCTCCCGCCGGATCAATGGCGAAAACGAGCGCAACCGCCTGCGGGCACTCGGCGTCCTGATCAAGCCCCCCGGCGCTGGCCTGCTGATCCGCACCGAAGCCGAGGGCGTCAGCGAAGATCTGCTGATCGACGACCTCGAATCCCTGCTGCGCCAGTGGGAAGGCATCCAGCAGGCCGCCGAGACCGCCAGTCCGCCCACCCTGCTCAACCGGGATGAGGATTTCGTCCATCGGGTGCTGCGCGATCTCTACACGCCTGAGGTGGTGCGGGTGGTGGTCGACACCCACGAAGCGGTGGAGCGGGTCAATGCCTTCCTGGGCGCGGATCAGGCCAATCTCCTGGTCGAATTTCACCAGGAGCCCGGCGAGATCCTGGAGCACTTCCGCGTCAATGCGGCGATCCGCGATGCGCTCAAGCCCCGGGTCGATCTGCCCTCGGGCGGCTACGTGATCATCGAGCCCACCGAGGCGCTCACTGTGATCGATGTGAACTCCGGTTCCTTCACCCGTTCCGCCAACGCCCGGGAAACGGTGCTGTGGACCAATTGTGAGGCGGCGGTTGAAATTGCCCGCCAGCTGAAGCTGCGCAACATCGGTGGGGTCGTGATCATCGACTTCATCGACATGGACTCGCGCCGCGATCAACTGCAGTTGCTCGAGTACTTCACCGATGCGGTGCGCCACGATGCGGCCCGTCCCCAGATTGCCCAACTCACCGAGCTGGGCCTGGTGGAGCTCACCCGCAAACGGCAGGGCCAGAATCTTTACGAGCTGTTCGGCCGCGCCTGCCCCAGCTGTGGCGGTCTTGGCCACGTGGCGGTGCTGCCCGGCCAGGACACGCTCCAGCCCCTGGCCACGATGACCGGTCTGGTGCGTTCGGCGGCATCGGCCCGGGCAGAGGTGGCCAGTCCCGGAGCCGCGGAGGCTGGTGGCAGTGGCCGGAGGCGGCGTGGAGGCCGGGGCGGTCGTGCGGCTTCCGGCAGTGAGCTGCCTGAGTTGACCACCTTTCCCAGCGCCATCGAGGACAGCTCCGAGGGCGCGGTTCCGGTCGAGGTGCCGGCTGCCATCCCGTCTTCGGCGACAGAGTCCGGCCCGCGGCGCCAGGAGCCCCAGGTGGTGGTGGTGCCGATGGAGCCGGATCAGGAGCTGGTGTACGGCTGGATGGGCCTCAATCCCTCCCTGCTGCTGGATTCGCCCCCTGCTTCCGACAACGTTGTGGTGCGGATCGCCCGTCCAGGTGTTGATCCCGAACTGGTGTTGGAGGAGGCCCGCCAGCAGATGGCGGCCTCCGGCCCGCGCCGTCGCCGCCGTGGTCGAGGCGGTGACGCCAGCGGCAACGGCCGCAGCCATGGGGATGCCGCTCCGCTGGCGACCCAGGTCGGTGCCGGTTCGATCGTCAGCGAGTCCTCCCCGATCGGACCGGCCTCGGTGGCGATTACGCCCCTGCCCGTTGATCAGGGTCCCGAAGACGTGGTCACGGTGACCGTGCCCAGCCATTCCGTCTCCAGCCATCCGGCGCCTCGCCGCAGTCGCAGCCGTTCGTCAGCGGCCGTTGCTGAGCCCGTGGCCGTGGCGATTCCCGTGGCGGTTGCCGCCGAAGCCGCTGCGGAACCCGAGGACAATGGCGAGCCCCGCCGCCGCCGCCGCCGCTCCTCTGCCAGCGGTTGA
- a CDS encoding ribonuclease HII — protein sequence MVPQRPESWQDRDPLVCAGVDEVGRGCLFGPVFASAVILPAQAFQTLVSAGLTDSKKLTARRRAALVPLIEAEAFAWALGQASAAEIDRYGIRPATERAMHRALQRLPRRPQLVLVDGNLPLRGWSGEQRALVGGDASCPAISAASVLAKQCRDALLERLALQFPGYGLERHRGYGTAQHRAALQRLGPTALHRRSFLKPACTSRGSPPAAAAPPGF from the coding sequence ATGGTGCCGCAGCGGCCGGAGTCCTGGCAGGATCGCGATCCGCTCGTCTGTGCTGGCGTGGACGAGGTGGGACGCGGCTGCCTGTTCGGCCCGGTGTTCGCCTCGGCGGTGATCCTGCCGGCCCAGGCATTCCAGACTCTGGTCTCTGCGGGGCTCACCGACAGCAAGAAGCTCACGGCCCGCCGCCGCGCTGCCCTGGTGCCGCTGATCGAGGCCGAGGCGTTCGCCTGGGCACTCGGTCAGGCCAGTGCTGCCGAGATCGATCGGTATGGCATCCGGCCGGCCACGGAGCGGGCGATGCACCGCGCTCTGCAACGCCTGCCCAGGCGGCCCCAGCTCGTGCTCGTGGATGGCAACCTGCCCCTGCGGGGCTGGTCCGGTGAGCAGCGCGCTTTGGTGGGCGGCGATGCCAGCTGCCCGGCCATTTCGGCGGCGAGCGTGCTCGCCAAGCAGTGCCGCGATGCCCTGCTCGAACGGCTGGCCCTGCAGTTCCCCGGCTATGGCCTCGAACGGCACCGGGGCTATGGCACTGCGCAGCATCGCGCGGCCCTGCAGCGGCTGGGCCCCACCGCGCTGCACCGCCGCAGTTTTCTCAAGCCTGCGTGCACCAGTCGCGGAAGTCCCCCAGCAGCTGCTGCCCCACCCGGGTTCTGA
- a CDS encoding DUF1997 domain-containing protein, which translates to MSVAFSASQSLKLSLPAEDCDRVGLLPPYLDDEERVIGALLDPSQLERLEAGRYRYAVTRLQVFQLQIQPVVVLQVRRQPGRIELNAIDCELEGLGLIDDFQLTLQSWLEAADTGLEGEATLAVTVSQPPLLKLIPTKVLEATGHSVLSRILLGIRTRVGQQLLGDFRDWCTQA; encoded by the coding sequence ATGTCCGTGGCCTTCAGCGCCAGCCAGTCGCTGAAACTGTCCCTGCCCGCCGAGGACTGCGATCGGGTCGGGCTGCTGCCCCCCTATCTCGACGATGAGGAGCGCGTCATCGGCGCCTTGCTCGATCCCAGTCAACTGGAACGATTGGAGGCGGGTCGCTACCGCTACGCCGTCACTCGGCTGCAGGTGTTCCAACTGCAGATTCAGCCGGTGGTGGTCCTGCAGGTGCGGCGCCAGCCTGGCAGGATCGAACTCAACGCCATCGACTGTGAGCTGGAGGGGCTGGGCCTGATCGACGACTTCCAGCTCACCCTGCAGTCGTGGCTGGAGGCTGCGGACACCGGTCTGGAGGGGGAGGCCACCCTGGCGGTGACCGTGAGCCAGCCGCCGCTGCTGAAGCTGATTCCCACCAAGGTGCTGGAAGCCACCGGTCACTCGGTGCTCAGCCGCATCCTGCTGGGCATCAGAACCCGGGTGGGGCAGCAGCTGCTGGGGGACTTCCGCGACTGGTGCACGCAGGCTTGA
- the pheA gene encoding prephenate dehydratase, whose amino-acid sequence MRLAFLGPTGTYGEQAAGHLARLEGIADPELVPQREIRAVIRALADGDCEAAVVPVENSVEGGVTTCLDALWEHPDLTIARALVLPIRHALMGSGSLADISEVLSHPQALAQCGQWLAAQLPAAVQLPTSSTAEAARLVAGSRFRGAIASREAAAEHGLEVLAYPINDVPGNCTRFLLLRRGPRARTGALASLAFSLQANRPGALLEALQCFAAEGLNMSRIESRPSKREMGEYIFFVDLEFIASDPTDATARLERALDRLRPLCEHVMLFGAYPITSLAEADSADTAAAATPANAEAA is encoded by the coding sequence ATGCGCCTTGCCTTCCTTGGTCCGACGGGCACCTACGGCGAACAGGCGGCCGGGCATCTGGCGCGCCTGGAGGGCATCGCCGATCCTGAGCTGGTGCCGCAGCGGGAGATCCGTGCTGTGATCCGGGCCCTGGCCGATGGGGACTGTGAGGCGGCGGTGGTGCCGGTGGAAAACTCGGTGGAAGGTGGTGTCACCACCTGCCTGGATGCGCTGTGGGAACATCCCGATCTCACCATTGCCCGGGCGCTGGTGCTGCCCATCCGCCACGCGCTGATGGGCAGCGGCAGCCTGGCCGACATCAGCGAAGTGCTCTCCCACCCCCAGGCCCTGGCCCAGTGCGGCCAGTGGCTCGCGGCCCAGCTGCCGGCAGCTGTGCAGTTGCCGACCAGCTCAACCGCCGAGGCGGCCCGGCTGGTCGCCGGCAGTCGCTTCCGCGGAGCCATTGCGTCGCGCGAAGCCGCCGCCGAGCACGGTCTGGAGGTGCTGGCCTATCCGATCAACGATGTGCCGGGCAACTGCACCCGCTTTCTGCTGTTGCGCCGCGGTCCCCGCGCCCGGACTGGTGCGCTGGCCAGCCTCGCCTTCTCGTTGCAGGCCAATCGCCCCGGCGCGCTGTTGGAGGCCCTTCAGTGCTTCGCCGCCGAGGGTCTCAACATGAGCCGGATCGAATCGCGCCCATCCAAACGGGAGATGGGGGAATACATCTTCTTTGTCGATCTGGAGTTCATCGCGTCGGATCCCACCGACGCCACTGCCCGGCTGGAGCGTGCTCTGGACCGCCTGCGGCCCCTGTGTGAGCACGTCATGCTGTTCGGGGCCTATCCGATCACCAGCCTCGCCGAAGCGGACTCAGCGGATACTGCTGCAGCGGCGACTCCCGCCAACGCAGAGGCCGCCTAG
- a CDS encoding methyltransferase domain-containing protein gives MANLTLPLVGTALLAGGLVGAFWLWQRQRRSFSSTASVAAAYDRWTEDQLLERLWGEHVHLGHYGNPPRRCDFRAAKASFVNELVRWSGLDQLPPGSRVLDVGCGIGGSARILARDYGFNVLGISISPAQIARAQALTPAELTCRFAVMDALALDLEPASFDAVWSVEAGPHMPDKQRYADELLRVLKPAGLLAVADWNRRDPTDGHLNRVERWVMRQLLEQWAHPEFASIRSLQHNLETSPWGGGIQITTGDWSRQTQPSWIESILEGVRRPGAVLGLGPGAALQGLRETPTLLLMDWAFRTGMMQFGVFRGRKGS, from the coding sequence ATGGCGAATCTGACCCTGCCCCTCGTGGGGACAGCCCTGCTTGCCGGGGGGCTGGTCGGAGCGTTCTGGCTCTGGCAGCGCCAACGGCGCAGCTTCTCCAGCACCGCCAGCGTGGCGGCGGCCTACGACCGCTGGACCGAAGACCAACTGCTGGAGCGGCTCTGGGGCGAGCACGTGCACCTGGGCCACTACGGCAATCCGCCGCGCCGGTGCGACTTCCGCGCCGCCAAGGCCAGCTTCGTAAATGAGCTGGTGCGCTGGAGCGGACTCGACCAGCTGCCGCCGGGCAGTCGGGTGCTCGACGTGGGCTGCGGCATCGGAGGCAGCGCCCGCATCCTGGCCCGCGACTATGGCTTCAACGTGCTGGGCATCAGCATCAGCCCCGCCCAGATCGCTCGTGCCCAGGCCCTCACGCCAGCTGAACTCACCTGCCGCTTTGCGGTGATGGACGCCCTGGCCCTCGATCTGGAGCCCGCCAGCTTCGATGCCGTGTGGAGCGTGGAGGCCGGTCCCCACATGCCGGACAAGCAGCGCTACGCCGATGAACTGTTGCGGGTGCTGAAACCGGCGGGCCTGCTGGCGGTGGCCGACTGGAACCGGCGCGACCCGACCGATGGACACCTGAACCGCGTGGAGCGGTGGGTGATGCGCCAGCTGCTCGAGCAATGGGCCCACCCGGAGTTCGCCAGCATCCGGTCCCTGCAGCACAACCTGGAAACCAGCCCCTGGGGCGGCGGCATCCAGATCACCACCGGCGACTGGAGCCGCCAGACGCAACCCTCCTGGATCGAGTCGATCCTCGAGGGTGTGCGCCGGCCGGGGGCAGTGCTGGGCCTTGGCCCAGGCGCCGCCCTGCAGGGCCTGAGGGAAACGCCGACCCTGCTGCTGATGGACTGGGCCTTCCGCACCGGAATGATGCAGTTCGGAGTGTTCCGCGGCCGGAAAGGCAGCTAG
- a CDS encoding LON peptidase substrate-binding domain-containing protein — translation MTSTPTIRELPLFPLPDVVLFPQEVLPLHIFEPRYRMLLSTVMAEDRRFGVVRWDPQEQRMASVGCCAEILHCQTQPDDRSNIVTMGQQRFRVLEIVREAPFRVGLVSWIEDEVSSSHDDLQTLTAAVTQALQDVVELTGKLVGKPAHLPNDLPDLPRELSFWIGSHLGGPVADEQQALLELTDTGDRLRQEYELLDQTRRQLAARTVLMDTFRDLGDSEPDADSDGDPAGDSEPGGQG, via the coding sequence ATGACCAGCACCCCGACCATCCGGGAACTGCCCTTGTTCCCGCTGCCCGATGTGGTGCTGTTCCCGCAGGAAGTGCTGCCGCTGCACATCTTCGAGCCGCGTTACCGGATGCTGCTCAGCACGGTGATGGCTGAGGATCGACGCTTCGGGGTGGTGCGCTGGGATCCTCAGGAGCAGCGCATGGCGTCCGTGGGGTGCTGCGCCGAAATCCTGCACTGCCAGACCCAGCCGGACGATCGCAGCAACATCGTGACCATGGGCCAGCAACGCTTCCGGGTGCTGGAAATCGTGCGCGAAGCCCCGTTCCGGGTGGGCCTGGTCAGCTGGATCGAGGATGAAGTCTCAAGCAGCCACGACGACCTGCAGACGCTCACCGCCGCTGTGACCCAGGCCCTGCAGGATGTGGTCGAACTGACCGGCAAGCTGGTGGGCAAGCCCGCTCACCTGCCCAACGACCTGCCGGATCTGCCCCGGGAACTGTCGTTCTGGATCGGTTCCCATCTGGGTGGCCCCGTGGCCGATGAGCAGCAGGCCCTGCTGGAACTCACCGACACCGGCGACCGCCTGCGGCAGGAATACGAGCTTCTCGACCAGACACGCCGCCAGCTCGCCGCCCGCACCGTTCTGATGGACACCTTCCGCGATCTTGGGGACAGTGAGCCCGACGCGGACTCCGATGGTGATCCAGCAGGAGACTCCGAGCCTGGCGGCCAGGGCTGA
- the rpsJ gene encoding 30S ribosomal protein S10 gives MSTAIAQQKIRIRLKAFDRRMLDLSCEKIIETADHTAATAIGPIPLPTKRKIYCVLRSPHVDKDSREHFETRTHRRIIDIYSPTSKTIDALMKLDLPSGVDIEVKL, from the coding sequence ATGTCCACTGCCATCGCCCAGCAGAAGATCCGCATCCGTCTGAAGGCCTTTGACCGCCGCATGCTGGATCTCTCCTGCGAAAAAATCATCGAAACAGCCGATCACACCGCTGCCACGGCCATCGGCCCGATTCCCCTGCCAACCAAGCGCAAGATCTACTGCGTGCTGCGCTCCCCCCACGTGGACAAGGATTCCCGCGAGCACTTCGAAACCCGCACCCACCGCCGCATCATCGATATCTACAGCCCCACCTCCAAAACCATCGACGCCTTGATGAAACTGGATCTCCCCAGTGGCGTCGACATTGAAGTCAAGCTCTGA
- the tuf gene encoding elongation factor Tu — protein sequence MAREKFERNKPHVNIGTIGHVDHGKTTLTAAITNVLASQGMAKAQAYDEIDGAPEEKERGITINTAHVEYETDKRHYAHVDCPGHADYVKNMITGAAQMDGAILVVAATDGPMAQTKEHILLAKQVGVPALVVFLNKKDMVDDEEILELVELEMRELLSSYDFPGDDIPIVAGSALKALEYIQGGKKAVRGEDEWVDKILDLMDAVDEAIPEPEREIDKPFLMAIEDVFSITGRGTVATGRIERGKVKVGETVQIVGIRDTRETTVTGVEMFRKLLDEGMAGDNVGLLLRGIQKEDIERGMVLVKPNSIKPHTKFEGEVYVLKKEEGGRHTPFFAGYRPQFYIRTTDVTGQITAFTSDEGENVEMVMPGDRIKMSAELICPVAIEQGMRFAIREGGRTIGAGVVSKIVA from the coding sequence ATGGCTCGCGAGAAGTTCGAAAGGAACAAGCCTCACGTCAACATCGGCACCATCGGCCATGTTGACCACGGCAAAACCACCCTGACGGCTGCCATCACCAACGTGCTGGCGTCCCAGGGCATGGCCAAGGCCCAGGCCTACGACGAAATCGACGGCGCTCCCGAAGAGAAAGAGCGGGGCATCACGATCAATACCGCCCACGTCGAGTACGAAACCGACAAGCGGCACTATGCCCACGTCGACTGCCCGGGCCACGCCGATTATGTGAAGAACATGATCACCGGTGCCGCCCAGATGGACGGCGCCATCCTGGTGGTGGCCGCCACCGACGGCCCGATGGCCCAGACCAAGGAGCACATCCTGCTGGCCAAGCAGGTGGGTGTGCCCGCCCTGGTGGTCTTCCTCAACAAGAAGGACATGGTCGACGACGAGGAAATCCTCGAACTCGTCGAACTGGAGATGCGTGAGCTGCTGAGCAGCTACGACTTCCCCGGCGATGACATCCCGATTGTGGCTGGCTCCGCCCTCAAAGCCCTGGAGTACATCCAGGGCGGCAAGAAGGCCGTGCGTGGTGAAGACGAGTGGGTCGACAAGATCCTCGACCTGATGGATGCCGTTGACGAGGCCATCCCCGAGCCCGAGCGCGAGATCGACAAGCCGTTCCTGATGGCGATCGAAGACGTGTTCTCGATCACCGGTCGCGGCACCGTCGCCACCGGCCGGATTGAGCGCGGCAAGGTCAAAGTGGGTGAGACAGTCCAGATCGTGGGCATCCGCGACACCCGCGAGACCACCGTGACCGGGGTCGAAATGTTCCGCAAGCTGCTCGACGAGGGCATGGCAGGCGACAACGTCGGCCTGTTGCTGCGTGGCATCCAGAAGGAAGACATCGAGCGCGGCATGGTGCTCGTCAAGCCCAACTCGATCAAGCCCCACACCAAGTTCGAGGGCGAGGTGTATGTGCTGAAGAAGGAAGAAGGCGGCCGTCACACCCCCTTCTTCGCCGGTTATCGCCCGCAGTTCTACATCCGCACCACGGATGTGACCGGCCAGATCACCGCCTTCACCTCCGATGAAGGTGAGAACGTGGAAATGGTCATGCCCGGCGACCGCATCAAGATGAGTGCCGAGCTGATCTGCCCGGTTGCCATTGAGCAGGGCATGCGCTTCGCCATCCGCGAAGGTGGTCGCACCATCGGTGCCGGCGTGGTCTCCAAGATCGTCGCCTGA